A region from the Rubrivirga sp. SAORIC476 genome encodes:
- a CDS encoding SDR family oxidoreductase — protein MFPPRILITGANGLVGQALTRAAARLPGADVLATSLSTAVVRTRGGTARLDVLDGDAVERMIQDFAPDVVLHAAGLAQVEACEADREACWALNVDAVATMAAACQRHGARLVLPSTDFVFDGTAGPYAETARPAPLNAYGRSKLAAENALKASRLTDWAVARTTLVFGAPAGVVPRLDLVRWLIRELRAGRPVRVAADQLRTPTYDDDLADGILRIVRFRRSGVFHLSGRESLSILGVAHRVAEAFDLDAGLIAPATTAALHPGAPRPLQGGLLILRAESELGFRPRSLDAALDAVRDRLGLDAPA, from the coding sequence GTGTTCCCGCCCCGCATCCTGATCACGGGCGCCAACGGGCTCGTGGGGCAGGCGCTCACGCGCGCTGCCGCCCGCCTGCCCGGCGCCGACGTGCTGGCGACCTCGCTGAGCACGGCGGTCGTCCGCACGCGCGGCGGCACGGCCCGCCTCGACGTGCTCGACGGCGACGCGGTGGAGCGAATGATCCAGGACTTCGCGCCCGACGTGGTGCTCCACGCCGCCGGGCTGGCGCAGGTGGAAGCCTGCGAGGCCGACCGGGAGGCCTGCTGGGCCCTCAACGTGGACGCCGTCGCGACGATGGCGGCGGCCTGCCAGCGCCACGGCGCGCGCCTCGTGCTGCCGTCGACCGACTTCGTGTTCGACGGCACCGCCGGGCCCTACGCGGAGACCGCACGCCCGGCGCCGCTCAACGCGTACGGACGCTCGAAGCTGGCCGCCGAGAACGCCCTCAAGGCGTCGCGGCTGACCGACTGGGCCGTCGCGCGGACGACGCTCGTGTTCGGCGCCCCTGCGGGCGTCGTGCCGCGGCTCGACCTCGTCCGCTGGCTGATCCGCGAGTTGCGCGCCGGGCGCCCCGTCCGCGTCGCCGCCGACCAGCTCCGCACCCCGACCTACGACGACGACCTCGCCGACGGCATCCTGCGGATCGTGCGCTTCCGGCGCTCGGGCGTGTTCCACCTCTCGGGCCGCGAGAGCCTGTCCATCCTCGGCGTGGCCCACCGCGTCGCCGAGGCGTTCGACCTCGACGCCGGGCTGATCGCGCCCGCGACGACCGCCGCGTTGCATCCGGGCGCGCCGCGTCCGCTCCAGGGCGGCCTGCTGATCCTTCGCGCGGAGAGCGAGTTGGGCTTCCGTCCCCGCTCACTGGACGCCGCGCTCGACGCCGTCCGCGACCGGCTCGGGCTGGACGCTCCCGCCTGA
- a CDS encoding META domain-containing protein has protein sequence MRVLLALVPVLLLAACQPAPAVGAASDLPGTTWSLERIVPTDAAVVRGSGQQVSFGPEGSLAIASCNQCSGRYTVRDSVLTVTDALACTRRGCPVGTVELERYLSGTSVLRREGAFLVVLPDSVDAQVFFVPADQ, from the coding sequence GTGCGCGTCCTCCTCGCTCTCGTCCCCGTTCTGCTCCTCGCGGCGTGCCAGCCTGCCCCGGCCGTCGGCGCGGCCTCTGACCTGCCGGGCACCACCTGGTCGCTCGAACGGATCGTCCCGACGGATGCCGCGGTGGTGCGCGGGTCGGGCCAGCAGGTTTCGTTCGGGCCGGAGGGCTCGCTCGCGATCGCCTCCTGCAACCAGTGCTCGGGTCGCTACACGGTCCGCGACAGCGTGCTCACGGTCACCGACGCGCTGGCGTGCACGCGGCGGGGCTGCCCGGTCGGTACGGTCGAGCTGGAGCGTTACCTCAGCGGGACGTCCGTGCTGCGGCGCGAGGGCGCCTTCTTGGTCGTTCTCCCGGACAGCGTGGACGCCCAGGTCTTCTTCGTCCCGGCCGACCAGTAG